The Solibacillus sp. FSL R7-0682 genome includes a window with the following:
- a CDS encoding helix-turn-helix domain-containing protein: MNITKKIKMLLVERDMTATQLADKIGTTQSNLSKKMKNESYTVADLEKIAEELGLELVIEFKESKKA; encoded by the coding sequence ATGAATATTACAAAGAAGATTAAAATGTTGTTGGTCGAAAGAGATATGACAGCTACACAATTAGCCGATAAGATAGGGACGACTCAATCAAATTTGTCTAAGAAGATGAAGAATGAGAGTTATACAGTTGCGGACTTGGAGAAGATTGCAGAAGAATTGGGCTTAGAATTAGTTATAGAATTTAAAGAAAGTAAAAAAGCGTAA
- a CDS encoding helix-turn-helix domain-containing protein, translating into MFLSPTDLKDYRAFYGLSQRALAQFLGVSKTYVAMFESGERSIPDYIVDRLEVTTEQMQNIRMVKAERLALYPQYHNKKD; encoded by the coding sequence ATGTTTTTATCACCGACGGATTTAAAAGACTACCGAGCATTTTACGGCTTATCACAACGAGCATTGGCGCAATTTCTCGGCGTCTCAAAGACATATGTAGCAATGTTTGAAAGTGGTGAGCGGAGTATACCCGACTATATTGTCGATCGGTTAGAAGTTACCACCGAGCAAATGCAAAACATTCGCATGGTGAAGGCGGAGCGCCTGGCGTTATATCCGCAGTACCACAATAAAAAGGATTAA
- a CDS encoding HNH endonuclease produces the protein MLKCQKCGQEKPLNEMRKKSSSKTGYLTMCKVCQAKQRVENGEYRREIVRRFAKASDQKVPLVTEKDLIAIAEEYPNCAYCDVKLTQDNRSYDHVYPTSVEYGGANIPDNLVCACRYCNSQKRNRSVHEFFLSSKKFTPALYRKFVKKFTSRLIRREITDFEVEQMLEIFKAEAEIHKRDRNTESKQVKKIV, from the coding sequence ATGCTTAAATGCCAAAAATGCGGCCAAGAAAAGCCATTAAATGAGATGCGTAAGAAAAGTAGTAGTAAAACAGGCTATTTAACGATGTGCAAGGTGTGCCAAGCAAAACAGCGCGTTGAAAATGGTGAATATCGTCGAGAAATTGTACGTCGATTCGCGAAAGCATCCGACCAAAAAGTTCCGTTAGTAACAGAAAAGGATTTAATCGCAATTGCGGAAGAATATCCGAATTGTGCTTATTGTGACGTAAAACTGACGCAAGATAATCGCTCATACGACCATGTATATCCTACGAGTGTAGAGTATGGCGGTGCAAATATTCCTGACAACCTAGTTTGTGCATGTAGATATTGCAATTCTCAAAAGAGAAATAGAAGTGTACACGAGTTCTTTTTATCGAGTAAGAAATTTACACCGGCTTTATATCGAAAATTCGTTAAAAAGTTCACAAGTCGATTGATTCGACGAGAAATTACGGATTTTGAAGTGGAGCAAATGCTTGAGATTTTTAAAGCAGAGGCAGAAATCCATAAACGAGATCGTAACACAGAGTCGAAGCAGGTGAAGAAAATTGTCTAA